From Pusillibacter faecalis, one genomic window encodes:
- a CDS encoding DUF3847 domain-containing protein, protein MNEKITAHPSKEEREKVLKEIWQLENRKKILENKQRNEERRVRTRRLIERGAILEGIFPLAPNLSGAEVKAFLIALSHLPGAVELTAILPKSGDTP, encoded by the coding sequence ATGAACGAAAAAATTACAGCCCACCCCTCAAAAGAAGAACGGGAGAAAGTCCTGAAGGAGATCTGGCAGCTTGAAAACCGCAAGAAGATTTTAGAGAACAAGCAGCGGAATGAAGAACGCAGGGTTCGCACCCGCCGCTTGATTGAGCGCGGAGCCATTTTAGAGGGGATTTTCCCGCTGGCTCCTAACCTTTCCGGCGCAGAGGTCAAAGCATTTCTGATTGCCCTGTCCCACCTTCCGGGGGCTGTGGAATTGACTGCAATCCTTCCAAAATCCGGGGACACGCCATAA
- a CDS encoding RNA polymerase sigma factor produces MQTINLKQYYPFCKEDIFVEVSDEIVEAFLLDKRAEASRERKMFRYKAFYSLDCNDGIENAAIGWAQPSPEDHLIEKEELAEYEELIRRLYEAISSLPPMQARRVHARYMLGMKVKDIAAMEGITPSQAGKSIHAALRGLRRYFARQKWTVNL; encoded by the coding sequence ATGCAGACCATCAATCTCAAACAATATTATCCATTTTGCAAAGAGGACATTTTTGTGGAGGTGTCCGATGAGATCGTCGAAGCGTTTCTTCTGGATAAGAGGGCCGAGGCTTCCAGAGAGCGCAAGATGTTCCGATATAAGGCGTTTTACTCCCTCGATTGTAACGACGGAATCGAAAATGCTGCAATCGGCTGGGCGCAGCCATCGCCAGAGGATCATCTGATAGAAAAAGAGGAATTAGCCGAATACGAAGAACTGATACGGCGATTGTACGAAGCCATTTCCTCTCTGCCGCCTATGCAGGCTCGCCGTGTCCATGCCCGCTATATGCTGGGTATGAAAGTGAAAGATATTGCCGCAATGGAGGGTATCACACCATCGCAGGCGGGAAAATCCATCCACGCTGCACTGCGGGGGCTACGCCGGTACTTTGCGCGTCAGAAATGGACGGTCAATCTATGA
- a CDS encoding RNA polymerase subunit sigma-24, with protein MKTINLRWMYPHYRHDEFVDVTDEVWAAMYQAQREMENYERRKVYHRAYYSLDAYSWLENYALEHSRSPEDILLEREEMTTRLHLIAALPAALAHATPTQARRVHAYYIAGIKQPEISRREGIHSSKVSVAIRRGLRNMRRCYDDLFQTE; from the coding sequence ATGAAAACAATCAATCTGCGGTGGATGTATCCCCACTACCGGCATGACGAGTTTGTGGATGTTACGGACGAGGTATGGGCAGCGATGTATCAGGCCCAGCGGGAGATGGAGAACTATGAGCGTCGGAAAGTCTACCACCGCGCCTACTACTCTCTGGACGCATACAGCTGGCTGGAAAATTACGCACTGGAACACAGCAGATCGCCGGAAGATATTTTGCTGGAACGAGAAGAAATGACCACCCGCCTGCACCTGATTGCAGCTCTGCCTGCGGCTCTGGCTCATGCCACTCCGACACAGGCCCGCCGTGTTCACGCCTACTACATTGCCGGTATCAAGCAGCCGGAAATCTCCCGGAGAGAGGGCATCCACAGCAGCAAGGTCAGCGTTGCCATCCGTCGAGGTCTGCGGAATATGCGCCGCTGCTATGATGACCTTTTTCAAACAGAGTGA
- a CDS encoding RNA polymerase sigma factor → MEVTINYNGQAVTVEITLEVYEFLDRADHKTENLFHEQRRHWDGREFDEYIITTEGVGAYGETPEEYLCRMETLHELMAVLDTCTEAQRRRFLLYALDGLSLAEIGVLCGCSKVAVYQSVEAVRKKFINFFGNRLNE, encoded by the coding sequence ATGGAAGTTACCATCAATTATAACGGACAAGCTGTGACCGTGGAGATCACGCTGGAAGTCTATGAATTTCTTGACCGGGCCGATCACAAAACGGAGAACCTGTTCCATGAACAGCGGCGGCATTGGGATGGCCGGGAGTTTGACGAGTACATCATTACCACCGAGGGCGTAGGAGCCTACGGCGAAACGCCGGAAGAATACCTTTGCCGCATGGAAACGCTGCATGAGCTGATGGCAGTTCTGGACACTTGTACCGAGGCCCAGCGCCGCCGGTTCCTGCTCTACGCGCTTGACGGACTGAGCCTTGCAGAGATCGGTGTGCTGTGCGGCTGCTCCAAAGTGGCTGTGTATCAAAGTGTGGAGGCGGTCAGAAAAAAATTTATAAATTTCTTTGGGAACAGGCTTAACGAATGA
- a CDS encoding cysteine-rich KTR domain-containing protein: MKIEWILCPFCGSKTRLKIRDDTVLENFPLYCPKCKHETLITVRKLNLSIVQEPDAQTQSR, encoded by the coding sequence ATGAAGATAGAATGGATTTTATGCCCCTTTTGCGGCAGCAAAACGCGATTGAAAATCCGCGATGATACAGTACTGGAAAACTTTCCGTTATATTGTCCTAAATGCAAACATGAAACCCTGATTACAGTAAGAAAACTAAATTTATCCATCGTTCAAGAGCCAGACGCACAGACGCAGAGCCGATAA
- a CDS encoding YjdF family protein — MSTVPQSSLTILFEAPFWIGLYERTDNGKYEVCKITFGSEPKDYEVYEFLLKNWHKLKFSPPIQTEVAIERKINPKRMQREIQSQLQDKGIGTKAQQALKLQHEQCKLERKTKSREQKEAEKDRQFAIRQEKKKAKHRGR, encoded by the coding sequence ATGAGCACAGTCCCCCAAAGCAGTTTGACCATCCTGTTTGAAGCTCCATTTTGGATTGGTCTATACGAAAGAACGGATAACGGTAAGTACGAGGTATGTAAAATCACTTTTGGTTCAGAGCCCAAAGACTATGAGGTCTATGAGTTTCTGCTGAAGAATTGGCATAAATTGAAATTCAGTCCCCCGATCCAGACCGAAGTAGCCATAGAGCGAAAAATCAATCCCAAACGAATGCAGCGCGAAATCCAAAGTCAACTGCAAGATAAAGGCATTGGCACAAAGGCACAGCAGGCGTTGAAACTCCAGCATGAGCAATGTAAGCTGGAACGGAAAACCAAGAGCCGTGAGCAGAAAGAGGCTGAGAAAGACCGTCAGTTTGCCATACGGCAGGAAAAGAAGAAAGCCAAGCACAGAGGAAGATAA